GGCGTTTAACCCAAGCCTTAAAGCCGCAAGGGGGCTCGTTCTGCATTATCACTGGGCATAAGGGCGCGGCCAACTTGATGGAGCGTATTAGTGGGGTGTATGCCGGCTTAGGATTTAATAATAACAGTGGTAAGAGTGACTTATGGGAAGAACTAAGTCGCTGCCCAATTTACTCCGATGATGATGCTCAGCGCTCGCTTAATAATCTCGATAGAATGCTGCGCCTACATCAATACGAACCGAAATTGCTTGATGTGATTATTACCGTTGGCGCGTGGCCACAAACGCTTGAGTTTAAATACTCAGACGTTGTGTCGCCGCATAGTGATAGTTTGGCCTCAAGCCGTTTATTGCTTATTTTTGGCGATACCCTCGAAGTACAAAAACGCTTATTAGCGCAGGGTTTAGCCCATGGTAATGTTGGCCAATCACCCTACGATATGGGCTATCAGTCTATTTATACCCTGTATAGCATTCATCAAGGTAAAGCGGTGGAACCACTGATACACACCAAGCTGGAACGCTGTGTATTTGGTCAAATTCCGATGTGCCAATAGCTTGCTTGCAGTGGTTGTTTAAACAAGTAGCTACGTGGGTGAATACCGATATTAGCGTTCAGCTGTAGCTGCCTTGGAACGGCCACTATGATAGCTGGTAAACGCTTCTTTAGCTTAAGTTAACACCATGGGGGCGGCGACTTGGTTGGCGCTCTGTTGATCCTTGAGCTGAGCAATTAAGGCTAAACTAAATTCAATAGCTGTGCCGGGGCCTTGGCTGGTGATTAGCTTATGTTCTTGATCAACCACTACTCTGTCGACACTTAATTGGTTTTGCGGTAGCTGCTGTTGAAAGCCAGGGTGGCAAGTTACTACAGCATCACCCAGTAAATTATGCTCTGCTAGTACTACAGCAGGAGCTGCGCAAATTGCGGCTAACCATTGCTTCGTATTACGTTTCTTAAGCATGGCAATGAGTGATTCGCAGTCACGGAAAGCCTCACTACCGGGAACACCACCGGGCAATACCAGCATCTGGTAGTTTGCTGGGTCTATATCGCTAATATGCAGATCGGCCACTAGTTTTACGCCGCGAGAGGCAACTATCTCCAAGCGCTTGTCGGCTTCAATACTTACTACGTCTACGATAATCTCGGCTCGGCGTAATACATCGATGATGCTTACGGCTTCAATCTCTTCACTGCCAGAGGCTATAGCTACCATCACTTTAGTCATTGTGTTTCTCCAATCGCTGGATCTGTTGCAGCATGTATTGATTATGTGGGCAAGCCAATTGATGTTTCGCAGCTTGCTTAACTATATAACCATTAATGTAGCCTATTTCACTAAGGCGTTTGTGGTGTATGTCTTGCTGCATAGAGGAAAAGTTATTGGCAGTTGCTTTCGCTACCTGCAACACCGTTTTGTGTAGGTCTTCGGCACTTAAATCAAGCTGTTCGGCAGCGGCTACTTGGCTAACTTCGTCGCAAAGTGCGGCAATATCTTTGGCAAAACGTGTATCTAGCAGTTCGCCGTTTCGGCATTGGTGCAAGGCAGTGAGAGGGTTAATGCAGCAATTGATTGTCAGTTTTCGCCACAGAGCGGGGTAAATATTGTCTTGCCAACTTGCGCTTGGCAATGCTTGTTCAAGTGCCATCAAATCTTGCGGCTTTGCGGCGTTTTTTAGGTAAGGCCCAACAACCAGCTGACCCAAGCCTGTGTGTTTTAGCTGTAGTTGGGTATTCGTCTTTTCTTGAATAAGCGCGCCATGAGTATTACTGGCTAAATACAACAGCTGGGGAGCTAGTTTATCTACGATCTCATGGTATGCGCCCATCCCGTTAACCACTAACATTAGTTTGCAATTGTCGGCTAGCTTAAACGCAGACAAGGCTTGTTTTACTTGGTGGGCTTTTACGCATAGCAATAACCAACGGCAATTAGGTAAGCTGGGAAATACCTTCAAGTTGTTTGTAATGACGCCATATTCAAGGCTATCAAGTTGCAATGTTAGGTCTTGAGTATGGCTTAAGCGTGAGTCAACAAAACACACTTTTTGTTGTTGATGGCTCAACAAGCCGGCCAGTAAGCCACCTACGGCGCCCGCGCCAATGATGGCAAAGTCGTAATAGGGTTCTGCAGAAACAGTCATAAATAGACTCACTAATCTAACAAAATTGGCACTAGCGTTACCGCAAGCGATACTCTTTTAGTGGTAACGGGATATAATGCAGCAATTTTCGCATAAGGCCAGATTTTAGGGGAGAGAAAACATGCCTTCATTTGACATTGTTTCTGAGATAGATGCTAACGAAGTTCGCCATGCGTGTGATAATGCGATACGTGAACTAGAAACGCGTTTTGATTTTCGTGGTGTAGAAGCCAGCTTCGAATACAAAGATGAGTCAATTAAGATGACTGCTGAGGCTGAGTTTCAGTTACAGCAAATGCTGC
The Agarivorans aestuarii DNA segment above includes these coding regions:
- a CDS encoding substrate-binding domain-containing protein, which gives rise to MKACLFSLLILVSCQTLATDSSAKPRFLVVPKTVTNPFFDDVEKGCLQAAAELDVECVYLGPEEADARYQDQIISQQIEQGLDGISVSVINSRVLTHRSMQLAKQSQIPVVTFDSDFSEKALAADPKLRHSYIGTDNFQFGFQLGRLTQALKPQGGSFCIITGHKGAANLMERISGVYAGLGFNNNSGKSDLWEELSRCPIYSDDDAQRSLNNLDRMLRLHQYEPKLLDVIITVGAWPQTLEFKYSDVVSPHSDSLASSRLLLIFGDTLEVQKRLLAQGLAHGNVGQSPYDMGYQSIYTLYSIHQGKAVEPLIHTKLERCVFGQIPMCQ
- a CDS encoding ketopantoate reductase family protein; the encoded protein is MTVSAEPYYDFAIIGAGAVGGLLAGLLSHQQQKVCFVDSRLSHTQDLTLQLDSLEYGVITNNLKVFPSLPNCRWLLLCVKAHQVKQALSAFKLADNCKLMLVVNGMGAYHEIVDKLAPQLLYLASNTHGALIQEKTNTQLQLKHTGLGQLVVGPYLKNAAKPQDLMALEQALPSASWQDNIYPALWRKLTINCCINPLTALHQCRNGELLDTRFAKDIAALCDEVSQVAAAEQLDLSAEDLHKTVLQVAKATANNFSSMQQDIHHKRLSEIGYINGYIVKQAAKHQLACPHNQYMLQQIQRLEKHND
- a CDS encoding DJ-1 family glyoxalase III, whose amino-acid sequence is MTKVMVAIASGSEEIEAVSIIDVLRRAEIIVDVVSIEADKRLEIVASRGVKLVADLHISDIDPANYQMLVLPGGVPGSEAFRDCESLIAMLKKRNTKQWLAAICAAPAVVLAEHNLLGDAVVTCHPGFQQQLPQNQLSVDRVVVDQEHKLITSQGPGTAIEFSLALIAQLKDQQSANQVAAPMVLT